In one Polaribacter sp. ALD11 genomic region, the following are encoded:
- a CDS encoding nuclear transport factor 2 family protein, which produces MTINTKYKLILLSLLIISFSSCEVKEKRTQKNETSKKQNEELFNSTISKHLNAVTSKDSSALKATMSPKGNMELIQPSSEILYSVDGFMKFHQKWFEAPNWTVDIKILSTDIGDRIGVATTEFLYKEPDRNGKPYFNRLIVSYTLEKINNNWYIIKDHASSIEKTEN; this is translated from the coding sequence ATGACTATAAATACAAAGTACAAATTAATATTGCTAAGTCTACTAATAATAAGCTTCAGTTCTTGTGAGGTAAAGGAAAAAAGAACTCAAAAAAATGAAACTTCAAAAAAACAGAATGAAGAGCTATTCAATTCTACAATTTCAAAACACTTAAATGCAGTAACCAGTAAAGACTCAAGTGCTTTAAAAGCTACAATGTCTCCAAAAGGTAATATGGAATTAATTCAACCAAGCTCTGAAATTCTATATTCTGTAGATGGGTTTATGAAATTTCATCAGAAATGGTTTGAAGCCCCTAATTGGACCGTTGATATAAAAATATTAAGCACCGATATTGGTGATAGAATTGGTGTAGCTACAACCGAGTTTCTGTACAAAGAGCCAGACAGGAATGGAAAACCTTATTTTAATAGACTAATTGTTAGTTATACTTTAGAAAAAATAAATAATAATTGGTACATTATTAAAGACCATGCAAGTTCAATTGAGAAAACAGAGAATTAA